ccattataataataataaaattaattgtttattatgaataatattttatttttgtttaaattttcattaattcTTTGATGTATGTACAAAATTTACAAATAtctcatttatatattttttattatgatattatttgtagtaaaatataaaattaaatgtttatataTCTCAAAGACAAAATGGTCATAATTTGATAATTGAAGTTTTAGAgtcgaaaattataataaaatccaAATTGAAGAAATGACGTGGGATGGAGTAGACTCTGACGAGGCAGTAGATAATTAAAATTGAGCAGGCAAAGGACTCATTAAAAGTGAACAAAGACAAATTACAAATGTCAGCACTTTCTTTTTAGTGAATATTCGTTGGGTTCCCCAACCCACCTACCATGGCCTCACTATTCTGCCTTTTTTTCGataataaccatatatatatatatatatatatatatatatattattttttaaaaaattcaaatgaaAATCGAGAATAATCTGTTTTATACGGTGCCGTATGATGAcccaattattatattttaaaattttttttttttaatgtcgtCAGAGGAACAAGTAACATAAGtatgtattttataaaatatccGTAAAAAATACGAAtattcaaaaaggaaaaaaaacatatttttaatagaTATTGTCAATCTCTCAGGCGGCCCGGAAAATTTATGACACCAATGACAAGTAAAAACTAACTTTTTGGTGTGGTTAAGCTGCCTATATATCCCCATCCCCGGAATatgttgattttttaaaattttcttttgcaGTTTAAAAAATTATGACAAATTAGTTATTTGAATACAATTTGTTTTAATCCTTGAAACAACAGAACTTTTTGCTTTgaataacaaaaatataaattttggtataatgaaaatataacttttaatttagTTAAATTGTTTTTCTAGATAAAAAATTGATGTTTAATATAATTGTAGTCTttgaattatataattttaatttttaatttttaattttaatttacttaaGCAAATAGATAATTTGTAATTGTTTTGgaataaaatagattaaattaaaaACCATATTGATTAATTGCAATTAGATTCATTTAAACATCTTCATAATCTGTCTCCATTATAAGTAAATCAGTATCTGGTCTCTTTTGCTAATATTCAACAAAATCTGTTATTGCTCATCTATAGACTTGATTGAATACTTATATAATAGTGTTATTTATTACAAATTCAAacacataataataatattagcaTTTCAtgcaaataataaaagaaattaaattttgaAGCATTTATGTGAATTTGGATATTACAAAAACACATCGCCATCCTCTTACCATTGAATAACATTTAGTATTATCCAACATATATGCTTCCTTAAGGAAAAAGGAATATATTCAACACAGATACACTCGATTTCTTTCATACATTTGAACAATCATACACTCATAACCACAGTCCAAATATATGTTAGATACTGATGTCGGATGCAACCATCCTTTACGCAAAATGAAGAGTCAAAACAAAATTGCTGTAAGTACCTGCTTACGATTCGAGGAAGATACCCCAACTGTCTGAACTCTTTGTAACTACAACTGAGTATGGATAAAGCCTGCAATACGAGCAATGTTCTGCATTAATTGTCTTATTGCATTGCCTTTGAAACCGGCCTGCATTCAGATTAAACCAGAGGGAAGAATCGGTTCGTTGCCCTGAAATATGAAACAAATTAATCTGGCTCATTTCAATTAAAGATGTCTGAAAAACTACTTCTCTCAGTTCATTTCAACACAACACATCGCATTTATCAAAAAACACAGTTAGAGAATAGCAAACTGAACAGCAGGAAACTAGATGTCAATGTCATAAAAGAACGATGAACCAAATACTACAAGCACAGAAGGTTGTCACTGGATCCTATACTGGAAGTATACTTACTATCTAGTCCACTAACAATGATGCAACAAGATGCAGATCGAACACATGACATGGTTAAATCTGTGATCTTTGTCAACAATTTAGAAAACAATATTATATTTATCAATGGAAAATCAAGCACACAAAGTGATTCTCATTAATAAGGTATAAGCTTTGCTATGCAAACAGAAAATAAGAGAACAAATTGAGACATATACCGGCCGCATTTTGTGGGGGAAAACAACAAATTGAGACATATACCGGCCGCATTTTGTGGGGGAAAACAGTCAATATAGCTGAAATTGAAAACCATCCATTGCTCTGATGCAGGCTTAGTTGGAAGGAGACCCAAATAACAAAGAACCAGTCAATTAATTACTTTAACCTCAGTTTTTGCATTAGTCTCAGGCCTGCCACTCCTTGTGGCTCGAATGGAATCTGGACTAGCCGGTAGAGATCCAAAGGCTTCAAGAGCCTCTAGGAAGAATCTCTTGTTAGGGACTATAccatctttttccatttctttcacCAACTTCTGTACAAGGTCTTTCATGTCAGCTTTCGTGTAGGCCTTATATAGAAGTTTATATGTCGATGAATCGGGAATCACCCCAATGTTATTTGCCTTATCAAATAGCCTATCGGCTTCCATAGGTAGACCATTTCTACAGTAAACTTCAAGCATGACATTTAAGGTCGAAACTTTCATTTCCTTCCCAGAGTCAACAATCTCATCAAATATTTCCCTCGCCCAAGAAACAGAATCACAAAATCCATACATCATTATAAGACTCTCGTAGGTGATAAAGCTTGGTGTGTATTTCATATCAGTCatctttttgaaaatattttcagCTCTCTCTTTAAGCCGCGCCTTGCCATAATTTATGATCATCGAATTAAATGTAGGAAGGGTAGGTTTCTCCTTGGAGCGCAACAAGCTCTTAAACACTTGTTCCATCTTATCAAATTCTTGCTTCTTGCCATAAGAATCAATAAGCACGTTAAATGTAATAATATCAGGCTTACACTGATTGCTTTTCATCCGAGAAAGAACAGACTCCATCTCTCTGATCATCCCGTTTTTCCCATACGCATCCATCACACCattaaatgtatatatatcaGGGGCAATACTGCTCTCAGCAAGATCCTTAAACAAAGCATTAACTTGATCCACATTTCGAGCTTGAGCAAAGGCCCTCAAAAGAATATTGTAAGTGACAACATTGGGTTTACACCGTTCAATTCCCTTCATCTTGTTGAAGTAACCCAAAGCTTTGTCCAAAGCTTTGGCTTTATCACGGGAATGGAGATGGGCGGTGATAAGAGCATTATAAACCGAAGAATCAGGCCGACAACCACTGTTACGCATCTCAGAGAAGAGCCACATAGCCATTCTAGTTCGGCCTTTCTTTCCCATAACCGTAATCAATTTCGAATAAACCCCATTATCGGCAATATACCACCTTTGTTTCTGCATCCATCTGAAAACCTGAAAGGTACAGTATGTAAGTAGTCAAACAGATTTACTTCATCCAAGTTTCCAGCTTCCAACAGCAATTCAGGACACTTTAAGAAGCTTAAATTCTCTAACACAAAGATTTGCTCTCAACTCATATGTTCAATAAGTTCCACTTGATTGCTGCTTTTACCTGTTTACTAGTACTAACAGATCATTGTGCCCGAACCCATTCTGTAATTATAACAGCTATGAATATAACGAGATAAGTttagtttcctttttttttttttatatctttTCCAAAAACAATGTTCGAAGAACACCCGTATTAAGAACAACCTGAAAATGCAAAATTCCAAATACCCTAAACcttaaaaatgaaacaaaaagggGGAAACAAAAATCGAGAAAGGGAGCAAGGAACCTCAAGGCATTGAAGCCATTTATCAGTTTTGCCGAGTTCTTCAAACAGGAGAAAACAGTGCTCGCATCTCACAACTCTCACGTATCTGCTCAATGTCTTAACCAACGGCTCTTTGTCGCCGAAACTTCTCATTAAGACCCGAACTAGTTCCTTGGCTTCGGCGTCCTCAGGTTTTGAAGAACCCGTTTTCCTCCTGGGTCGGGTAGCACAGGATATTCGTGTGATGGGTCGGGTTGGAAGATTACATGGTTGGGTGAGGGAGGATAGGTTAGTTGGTGAAGAATTATGTTTAAAAGGAGAAGGGAATGTGGAGAGTTGCAGAGAGTAAGGTGATAAAATTAGGGGCATTTTATTTTTAGCTTTCGTTGTTTGGAGCTGCTGATAGGGGGGGGCTTCTCGGGGGGTTGTTTGATAAATATGGAGTTTCTGGAAGAAATTAAATGACGAAACTACCCAAACAAAAAACTAAGGGGTAAAAAATGGATCCGAAAGAATCGGGATTTTGAACCCGACGTGAATCGAACACGCAACCTTCTGATCTGGAGTCAGACGCGCTACCATTGCGCCACAGATCCCAGCTGATAGGTtcttatataaatttatatttattggaATAGTTATGGGTCCTGATACACATCGTCTGGCTCCAGTTGAAATGATTAGTCATTAAAAACCACGACAATGTGTTGTTTGGATAACAATGAGCTTTTGGTAATTGAATTGATACCCTATCGACCACCCTAAATATCTGTATTCCGATCAAATTCGGTACAAAAtccaaatttaatccattttgGAGTTTGATTTAAGCTCAATTAAGATATTTGATTTGggataatactaataataatgttATTGAAGCGTGCACATAAAGGATTCAATTGTCTTATTTAATTAGAATTTGTTCACTCTTAGTTGAGCAGTAGAACATCATtatcaaatttaaactaaaatcAATTAGAAGTAATAAAGAAAATGATAAGTGAAGCAAATGGGCCAAATCTTATTTGAGTTGATTCCAAGGGTAAAATATTCCACCTTTCGAACAAAGGAAATAAAAGATATAgataaatggtttttttttttttttgaagaaataaATATGAAAAGTCGGATACTATTTGTTATTTTAGTAGTCTTATGCTATTTGGGATTGTTGAATAATAATCAGCCAAAAAAACACTCgtttcttttatattattttccttGCCATTTACATCTCATATTTACAAATACTGCCCCTCAAACTACAAAATGCGTACTGTACCCAGAATTTTATTTTCCCAGGTACAACTGAAACTGCAGCCTGAGGATTAAACAAAGGGCTTGCTGACGCTCATTTTCCAACCCCCCCCCCCCCGACTTGCTAGCTACATGCCACTTCTTTAAGGGTATATATATAAGAATATAAATCCTTAATAACAAAAGCATAAGCAATAATATGAACAAACAAACCAAAAAACCTACTTTTTTTTCAACTTTCTCTGGCTTTCTTCCCCATTTTCCTCAAACAATTTAAGATTCTGAGTTATCTTTCAACTGTGTTTTCTATGGTTCTGACTACTTCCAAGACAGTGGCATTGCAAAAGAaacatctttgacaatttaaaagATGTCTAGTTATGCAAACATAGCAAGACCTGTGAGAACACGGTATGAACTGTGCATCGGCTTCCAAAGCGTAACAGATGCAGCACATGCCATCGTCGGCATCGTTTTCTCCACATTCAAGCCCCTCGATCTTCTTTGAATCTGTATGGCTGATTAGGAGGGCCAAGAAATTCTCTAGCCGACAAAGCTTAGGCACATATGCTTCTCCCCTAAATGATGTAGCCTGGAAATCAAAGGTGTATGAGAGTTAAGACTGTAAGAATTATAaccttgaaatgaaaagaaaaaatgtCCCCGGCTCGCAAACATCCGATCAAAATGCCATGGAGCAAAATGAAACATGGTGGATTCTTGGATATATAAGGGATAACAGTACTAACCCAATTATACTCTAACATGTACTGCAAGCCATAATGCATAGTTTCAGGGCAATCCATGTTTGCAAAAACATCCACGATATCATTGTGTTCCTTGAACTTGGAATCTGTGCTAGCATCCAACAAATTCACAATGATCCCTACTAGAGGAGCTAATATCATGCCTCGGTTTACTTTCTCCAAAGATTGACCATGCCGTCTAAGTGACCTGTTCATAAAAAGACAAAAACAAGTATTTTATGTTACCATTTTTTCATATGTTAATTAACAAGTCATACAGTTATATTTAGTTCCAGTAATAACTAGGCCAATGCAACTGGTCCGTTCATCGGAAAAGTAGAATGTGTCCACTGATATATACAAGATATATCAACCAGAATTTGAAATTttcaatgaaagaaaaataagatgCTGACTTAAACATAAAGCTATGTTGCTCCAATTATTTTTCTTGAAGAACATGTATCTGAAACCTATATTAACTTTTTCTAAATATGGGTATGAGAAAATAATCCTTGAAAGACAAAATACATGGGGAAAAAACTAAGAAAAAATTGAAGATATCAGAAATCTAGTTCCCAAGTCTGAGTAGTATTTAGTATAAAAAAGAACTAGGAACAAGATCAAAAATTCTAGTTCATCAAATATCTTCCATGCAACTTTATAAAAGAAACTCAACATTTGCCTCTCATTACACAACATATTATAGTATTAATGTGGAACATAATCAGAATATTACACATTATAATTTATAAAGAAAAAGACAGTCGTATAAATTAACTCAGTCGGGTGACAACTTACAAGTCAAAAAACTCAACATCTGATGCTGAAGTTATATAGTTCAGAATGAAGACAATCAACTCGGCCAGTCTTCGAAGGTTTGTATCAGGCCCTGAGAGGAATGCTTGAGGAATCTCATGGGTACAAAACTCCAACAACCTTGCAAGATTACACGAGAGATCGAATATGACACAGCATTTCCTCTGTTGAAACTCCAATACCTGAAAAAGCAGGTCTCCAACATCAGATATCCCAAGGAAGATGGGATCAAATCGAAAGATAAAGCTGGGGTTATCCTCAAGTATGGCATTTACACTACATACTGAAATGTTATCACCATTGACTTGAATGGGATATGTATGGACAGTCATATTCCTATGATAAAAAGCAGTAAAACTTCGATTCCACGAAAAAGTAATGGAAGCCATTTACAATCTTGCAGATGTTGGGCAGCAAATAAAAGGGGCCATGtttaaattaaaagttttgaattaacaAGCTATAACACAAAAAACCACAAATTAGAACCCCACCATACATGACGTTTTTAACCTTAATGTTATTTGGCCATCTTTGAACCACCAGAATCATGATAATCAGACTTTCCAGCAATTCAGAAAAAAGAATCCCTTCTCTATTTGAAAGGTATCCCTGATGATTCATCTAAAATAAAGTTCCTTGCCTACCACAATCATTGTTGTCTCGAACTTTAAACCTATCCAAATTGCTCCTCAATATCATCGTACATTCTCTACACATTCATCTGTAAAACACACACCTCAAGCCATCCATGAAATACAAAGAAAACCCATCCAAGCCATGCTTTCAAGTAGGACTAAACTACCACCAACCCTATGTTAGATTTGCTTTAAAAAGTTA
The Gossypium arboreum isolate Shixiya-1 chromosome 10, ASM2569848v2, whole genome shotgun sequence genome window above contains:
- the LOC108488628 gene encoding pentatricopeptide repeat-containing protein At4g39620, chloroplastic yields the protein MPLILSPYSLQLSTFPSPFKHNSSPTNLSSLTQPCNLPTRPITRISCATRPRRKTGSSKPEDAEAKELVRVLMRSFGDKEPLVKTLSRYVRVVRCEHCFLLFEELGKTDKWLQCLEVFRWMQKQRWYIADNGVYSKLITVMGKKGRTRMAMWLFSEMRNSGCRPDSSVYNALITAHLHSRDKAKALDKALGYFNKMKGIERCKPNVVTYNILLRAFAQARNVDQVNALFKDLAESSIAPDIYTFNGVMDAYGKNGMIREMESVLSRMKSNQCKPDIITFNVLIDSYGKKQEFDKMEQVFKSLLRSKEKPTLPTFNSMIINYGKARLKERAENIFKKMTDMKYTPSFITYESLIMMYGFCDSVSWAREIFDEIVDSGKEMKVSTLNVMLEVYCRNGLPMEADRLFDKANNIGVIPDSSTYKLLYKAYTKADMKDLVQKLVKEMEKDGIVPNKRFFLEALEAFGSLPASPDSIRATRSGRPETNAKTEVKVIN